One Lactobacillus sp. ESL0785 DNA window includes the following coding sequences:
- the rpoC gene encoding DNA-directed RNA polymerase subunit beta' — protein sequence MIDVNKFESMQIGLASPNKIRSWSYGEVKKPETINYRTLKPEKDGLFDERIFGPTKDWACACGKYKGVRYRGIVCDRCGVEVTSAKVRRERMGHIELAAPVTHIWYFKGIPSRMGLILDMSPRLLEEVIYFAAYIVIDPGDTDLEFKQLMTEVEYREQKTKYGNRFVAKMGAEAIRDLLRKVDLAKEVTDLKKELETATGQKRTRAIRRLDILDAFKDSGNKPEWMVIDAVPVIPPDLRPMVQLEGGRFATSDLNDLYRRVINRNNRLKRLLDLNAPNIIVQNEKRMLQEAVDALIDNGRRGRPVVGPGNRPLKSLSHMLKGKQGRFRQNLLGKRVDYSGRSVIDVSPKLKFYQCGVPRPMALELFKPFVMHELVKRKIASNIKSAKRKIDREDDDVWDVLEDVIKERTVLLNRAPTLHRLSIQAFEPVLVPGKSIRLHPLACEAYNADFDGDQMAIHVPLSDEAVAESRLLMLAAHHILAPKDGKPIVTPSQDIVLGNYWLTQAERGREGEGMIFNSPAEATVAYNNGDIHYHTIIGMSADSMPQKSWPKGYEHGIFITTYGRLIFNQITPKDYFYINEPTEENLNSPLAAKYFLEPGEDIHEKIDNVGDELVATPFKKSFLSDSIATIYKYYKVQRTSEYLDDLKKLGYTSSTTSGITIGMTDVPEIQDKDEKVAKAHKQVDVVSKQFRRGLITEQERHDRVISIWNECKDQVQNEIAQIYDPRNPITIMADSGARGNISNFTQLAGMRGLMATPNGGLFEIPVTSNFKEGLSVLELFMSTHGARKGMTDTALKTAQSGYLTRRLVDVAQDVIIRDDDCGTDRGIHVHAIMEGDELIEPLYDRLLGRFTAETVKDPKTGEAIIGPDTMMDENLAHKICDAGVVDVKIRSILTCDTPHGVCRKCYGMNLATGEEVEVGEAVGTVAAQSIGEPGTQLTLRTFHNGGVAGAEDITQGLPRVQELFEARNPKGRAIISEVDGVIDSIQENPAEHTREITVKGKIDTRSYSIPYTASVAVAEGDYVKRGDKLTLGSVDPKELIQVTDTLTTEEYILVEVQKAYRMQGVDISDKHVEVLTRQMLQKVRVLDPGETDLLPGQVMDIGDFKEQNKSAIISGGIPATAQSVILGITKAALETNSFLSAASFQETTRVLTDASIRGKNDPLLGLKENVIIGKIIPAGTGLPVYRNMEPEADVKKPKSVYSIADIEKKMKEADKAKEPQK from the coding sequence TTGATCGACGTAAATAAGTTTGAAAGCATGCAAATTGGTCTTGCATCGCCTAATAAGATTCGCAGCTGGTCATACGGTGAAGTTAAGAAGCCAGAAACAATTAACTACCGTACCTTAAAGCCAGAAAAAGACGGTTTATTTGATGAAAGAATTTTTGGGCCAACTAAAGATTGGGCCTGTGCATGTGGTAAATACAAGGGTGTTCGCTACCGTGGAATCGTTTGTGATCGCTGTGGGGTTGAAGTAACCTCTGCTAAGGTTAGAAGAGAACGGATGGGGCACATTGAATTAGCTGCACCTGTTACTCATATTTGGTACTTTAAAGGTATTCCGTCACGGATGGGCTTAATTCTTGATATGTCACCAAGATTATTGGAAGAAGTAATTTATTTTGCTGCTTACATCGTAATCGATCCTGGTGATACGGATCTTGAATTTAAGCAGTTAATGACAGAAGTTGAATATCGTGAACAAAAAACAAAATATGGTAATCGCTTTGTTGCAAAAATGGGTGCTGAAGCTATTCGTGACTTGCTCCGTAAAGTAGATTTGGCTAAAGAAGTTACCGATTTAAAGAAAGAATTGGAAACAGCGACTGGTCAAAAACGGACGCGGGCAATTAGACGGCTAGATATTTTAGATGCCTTTAAAGATTCTGGTAATAAGCCAGAATGGATGGTTATTGATGCTGTTCCAGTTATCCCACCGGACTTACGGCCAATGGTTCAACTTGAAGGTGGTCGGTTTGCTACTTCTGATTTGAATGATTTGTACCGTCGAGTAATTAATCGGAATAATCGGTTAAAGCGTTTGCTTGATCTTAATGCGCCAAATATTATTGTGCAAAATGAAAAGCGGATGCTGCAAGAAGCTGTAGATGCCTTAATTGATAATGGTCGTCGCGGACGGCCAGTTGTTGGTCCAGGTAACCGGCCACTGAAGTCATTGTCGCACATGCTTAAAGGTAAGCAAGGCCGGTTCCGTCAAAACCTGCTTGGTAAACGTGTTGACTATTCTGGCCGTTCAGTTATTGATGTTTCGCCAAAATTGAAGTTCTATCAATGTGGTGTTCCACGACCAATGGCTTTGGAATTGTTCAAACCATTTGTAATGCACGAGTTAGTTAAGCGAAAGATTGCTTCAAACATTAAGAGTGCTAAGCGGAAGATTGACCGTGAAGATGATGATGTCTGGGATGTACTTGAGGACGTTATTAAGGAAAGAACAGTTCTGTTAAACCGGGCCCCTACTTTGCACCGGTTGAGTATTCAGGCCTTTGAACCAGTGCTGGTTCCAGGTAAGTCCATTCGGTTGCATCCATTAGCTTGTGAAGCTTATAATGCCGACTTTGATGGGGACCAGATGGCGATTCATGTTCCTTTGTCAGATGAAGCTGTTGCTGAATCACGACTGTTAATGCTAGCTGCGCACCATATCTTGGCACCTAAGGATGGTAAGCCAATTGTTACGCCATCACAGGATATTGTTTTGGGTAACTACTGGTTAACGCAAGCTGAACGTGGTCGTGAGGGTGAAGGCATGATCTTCAATTCACCTGCAGAAGCAACTGTTGCTTACAATAATGGTGATATTCATTACCACACAATTATTGGCATGTCTGCTGATTCAATGCCACAAAAGTCTTGGCCTAAGGGTTATGAACATGGAATTTTTATTACCACTTATGGTCGGTTGATTTTTAACCAAATTACGCCAAAAGACTATTTCTACATTAACGAACCAACTGAAGAAAACTTAAATAGTCCTCTAGCTGCTAAGTATTTCTTAGAGCCTGGGGAAGATATTCACGAAAAGATCGACAATGTTGGTGATGAATTAGTTGCAACACCATTTAAGAAATCTTTCCTATCTGATTCCATTGCGACAATTTACAAGTATTACAAGGTACAAAGAACCTCTGAATATCTTGATGATTTGAAGAAATTAGGTTATACAAGTTCAACTACTTCTGGTATTACTATTGGAATGACTGATGTTCCTGAAATTCAAGATAAAGATGAAAAGGTTGCTAAAGCTCACAAGCAAGTTGATGTTGTTTCTAAGCAATTTAGACGAGGCTTGATCACTGAGCAGGAACGACACGATCGGGTTATCAGTATTTGGAATGAGTGTAAGGATCAAGTTCAAAACGAAATTGCACAAATTTATGACCCACGTAACCCAATTACGATCATGGCTGACTCTGGTGCTCGTGGTAACATTTCTAACTTTACGCAGCTAGCCGGAATGCGGGGCTTGATGGCTACGCCTAACGGTGGACTGTTTGAAATTCCAGTTACGTCAAACTTTAAGGAAGGTTTGTCAGTTTTGGAACTGTTCATGTCTACTCACGGTGCCCGTAAGGGAATGACTGATACGGCCTTGAAGACTGCACAGTCAGGTTACTTAACGCGGCGGTTAGTTGATGTTGCTCAAGATGTGATTATTCGTGATGATGATTGTGGTACTGATCGTGGTATTCATGTTCATGCAATCATGGAAGGTGACGAATTAATTGAGCCACTTTATGATCGTTTGCTTGGTCGGTTCACTGCTGAAACTGTTAAGGATCCAAAGACTGGTGAAGCAATCATTGGTCCGGATACCATGATGGATGAAAACTTGGCACATAAAATTTGTGACGCTGGTGTTGTTGATGTTAAGATTCGTTCAATTTTGACTTGTGATACACCGCATGGTGTTTGTCGCAAGTGTTATGGAATGAACTTAGCTACAGGTGAAGAAGTTGAAGTCGGCGAAGCAGTTGGTACTGTTGCTGCTCAATCAATTGGTGAACCTGGTACACAGTTAACCTTGCGGACTTTCCACAACGGTGGTGTTGCTGGTGCTGAAGATATTACTCAGGGTCTTCCTCGTGTGCAAGAATTGTTTGAAGCTCGTAATCCTAAAGGTCGAGCAATTATTTCTGAAGTTGATGGTGTGATTGATTCAATTCAAGAAAACCCAGCTGAGCATACGCGTGAAATTACGGTTAAAGGTAAGATCGATACTAGAAGTTATAGTATCCCTTATACTGCTTCTGTTGCCGTAGCTGAAGGTGACTACGTTAAACGTGGTGATAAGCTGACTTTAGGTTCAGTTGATCCAAAGGAATTGATTCAAGTAACTGATACTTTGACAACTGAAGAATATATCTTAGTTGAAGTTCAAAAAGCCTATAGAATGCAGGGTGTAGATATCTCTGACAAGCACGTCGAAGTCTTAACTCGGCAAATGCTACAAAAAGTTCGGGTTCTTGATCCAGGTGAAACTGATCTCTTGCCTGGTCAAGTAATGGATATCGGTGATTTTAAGGAGCAAAACAAGTCGGCTATAATTTCTGGTGGTATTCCGGCAACTGCTCAAAGTGTTATTTTGGGAATTACGAAGGCTGCCCTTGAAACTAATAGTTTCTTGTCAGCTGCGTCATTCCAGGAAACTACACGTGTTTTGACTGATGCTTCAATTAGAGGCAAGAATGATCCATTATTAGGATTAAAAGAGAATGTTATTATTGGTAAAATTATTCCGGCTGGTACTGGTCTTCCTGTTTACCGGAATATGGAACCTGAAGCTGATGTTAAGAAACCTAAGTCTGTTTACTCAATTGCTGATATTGAGAAAAAGATGAAGGAAGCTGACAAAGCTAAGGAACCACAAAAATAA